The Faecalibacter sp. LW9 genome has a segment encoding these proteins:
- a CDS encoding sensor histidine kinase, translated as MEKWQNPQVILLWIIITLFLLVILVVFISYLIKLNFKKTIEKNEIVFQERLKTEKQLKEAIIITQENERKMIASELHDQISNKLNLIVLKLNTLEPESYPTELKIIRDDLKNLIKKNRDLTHYLFPVEIDNLGLMLCLKEMCYSSNEFSIRLYASEEIHFPSKLVEHQLYRVIQEFITNSIKHSQGSEITIHLKLIKEKLYLRIADNGVGIDLTKIKHGLGINNTETRLSAIDAHYKYKSAPGQGTRLIISL; from the coding sequence ATGGAAAAATGGCAAAACCCTCAAGTAATTTTACTTTGGATTATTATAACGCTATTCTTACTGGTCATCCTAGTCGTGTTTATCAGTTATTTAATCAAACTTAATTTTAAAAAGACAATTGAAAAAAATGAAATTGTTTTTCAAGAACGATTAAAAACCGAAAAGCAATTAAAAGAAGCAATTATTATTACCCAAGAGAATGAACGAAAAATGATTGCATCCGAGTTACATGATCAGATCAGTAATAAACTGAATTTGATTGTATTAAAATTAAACACTTTAGAACCTGAATCTTATCCGACAGAATTAAAGATTATTCGGGATGACCTTAAAAATCTAATTAAAAAAAATCGGGATTTGACCCATTATTTATTTCCAGTGGAGATTGATAATTTAGGTTTAATGCTTTGCTTAAAAGAAATGTGCTATTCGAGCAACGAATTTTCTATCCGTTTATATGCTTCTGAAGAAATTCATTTCCCTTCAAAATTAGTGGAACATCAATTATATCGTGTGATTCAAGAATTTATAACCAATTCAATAAAACATTCCCAAGGAAGTGAAATCACAATACATCTTAAATTAATAAAAGAGAAACTGTATCTTAGAATTGCGGATAATGGGGTTGGTATTGATTTAACGAAAATAAAACATGGGTTGGGTATTAATAATACTGAAACACGTTTAAGTGCTATTGATGCACATTATAAATATAAATCAGCTCCAGGTCAAGGGACGCGTTTAATCATCAGCTTATGA
- a CDS encoding response regulator transcription factor: protein MNEVIKIGILDDEKLLVDAISTLLSLNPTFQVCMKNTNPIEFLEELEKLEQIPDLLLLDLNMSPINGLEVLDRIQEKGIEIKILVLSSMYNPSMYGYMIKYGISGFLPKYTDKEELFEAIEQIHMNRFYFNEGNQKLINEFLHLKNKKDNPWSMISLSEREIEVLQLICKEYSTKEIAEKLFISTKTVEAHRAKIMEKIGCKNVVGMVTYAILNGIYVITNT from the coding sequence ATGAATGAAGTCATAAAAATTGGAATTTTAGACGATGAAAAATTGTTGGTAGATGCTATTAGTACTCTTTTATCTCTAAATCCAACTTTTCAAGTATGTATGAAGAATACTAATCCAATTGAATTTTTAGAAGAATTAGAAAAACTAGAACAAATCCCTGATCTTCTTTTATTGGATTTAAACATGTCTCCTATTAATGGATTAGAAGTATTAGATCGTATACAAGAAAAAGGAATAGAAATTAAAATTTTAGTGCTTTCATCCATGTATAATCCATCCATGTATGGGTATATGATTAAATATGGTATTTCTGGTTTTTTACCGAAGTATACCGATAAAGAAGAACTATTTGAAGCCATCGAACAAATACATATGAATCGATTTTATTTTAATGAAGGAAATCAAAAACTCATCAATGAATTTCTTCATTTAAAAAATAAAAAAGATAATCCGTGGAGTATGATTTCTTTAAGTGAACGAGAAATCGAAGTCTTGCAATTAATTTGTAAAGAATATTCAACTAAAGAAATCGCAGAAAAATTATTTATCAGTACAAAAACTGTTGAAGCGCACCGTGCTAAAATTATGGAAAAAATAGGATGTAAAAATGTGGTCGGGATGGTTACTTATGCGATTCTAAATGGGATTTACGTTATAACAAATACTTAA
- a CDS encoding FAD-dependent oxidoreductase produces the protein MDLHSGLPFWVIKNEFFNLYNPLRKNYKVDVAIIGSGITGSLVAHELCEAGIECAIFDKRTIGTGSSAASTAQLQYEIDVPLSELVKKVPEKIAIDAYFNCLQSITDIENVFKKTQVDADFVRVPTVLLASDKKGVELLDREYEIRTEVGLPVNYLDAKQLKEYQNIDGIAALQNDTSAMMDAYKGAIGLLQYHQKKHDLKLFTHTKIEQIQESKNGCELTTEHRHKISCKHVIVASGFEAGQFLPKKVMDLLSTYAIISQPMDEKKIWPHKSLIWETAEPYLYMRTTTDNRLIVGGEDEEFYNPEKRDELLRDKIKILERKFKNLYPDIDFITEMAWCGTFSATADGLPYMGPYKKGDRKLFALGYGGNGITFSMIAAQVLTTIILGKKDERLTTFGFDRPSK, from the coding sequence ATGGATTTACATTCTGGATTACCTTTTTGGGTGATTAAAAATGAATTTTTCAATCTTTATAATCCTTTACGAAAAAATTACAAAGTAGATGTAGCCATTATTGGTTCAGGTATCACAGGTTCTCTCGTAGCACACGAATTGTGTGAAGCCGGTATCGAATGTGCCATTTTTGATAAACGTACAATTGGCACAGGAAGTTCAGCAGCATCTACAGCCCAATTGCAATACGAAATTGATGTGCCATTATCCGAATTGGTAAAGAAAGTCCCTGAAAAAATTGCCATTGATGCGTATTTTAATTGCTTACAATCCATTACAGATATCGAAAATGTATTCAAAAAAACACAAGTGGATGCGGATTTTGTTCGTGTGCCAACTGTTTTGCTAGCGAGTGATAAAAAAGGAGTTGAACTTTTAGACCGTGAATATGAAATCCGTACAGAAGTAGGTTTACCGGTCAACTATTTAGACGCAAAACAATTAAAGGAATACCAAAATATTGATGGAATTGCTGCTTTACAGAACGATACTTCTGCGATGATGGATGCCTATAAAGGAGCGATTGGTTTACTTCAATACCATCAGAAAAAACATGATTTAAAATTATTCACCCATACTAAAATAGAACAGATTCAAGAATCTAAAAATGGCTGTGAACTAACCACAGAACACAGACATAAAATTTCGTGTAAACATGTAATTGTAGCTAGTGGTTTTGAAGCGGGTCAATTTCTTCCTAAAAAAGTCATGGATTTACTTTCAACCTATGCGATTATTTCTCAACCCATGGACGAAAAAAAGATTTGGCCACACAAAAGTTTGATTTGGGAAACAGCCGAACCTTATTTGTACATGCGAACGACAACGGATAATCGTTTGATTGTCGGTGGGGAAGATGAAGAATTTTATAATCCAGAAAAACGCGATGAGCTATTGCGAGATAAAATTAAAATCTTAGAACGTAAATTTAAAAATCTATACCCTGATATTGATTTCATTACCGAAATGGCGTGGTGTGGAACATTTAGTGCAACAGCAGATGGTTTACCTTATATGGGACCGTATAAAAAAGGTGATCGCAAACTATTTGCATTAGGTTATGGCGGTAATGGAATCACCTTTTCTATGATTGCGGCTCAAGTTTTGACCACTATAATTTTAGGAAAAAAAGACGAACGATTAACAACTTTCGGTTTCGATCGACCTTCTAAATAA